The following DNA comes from Gadus chalcogrammus isolate NIFS_2021 chromosome 12, NIFS_Gcha_1.0, whole genome shotgun sequence.
AAAAGAAAGTCTGCATGTACGGCAAGAAACTGAATGCAGTATGTGACCTTTTGCTTTTGGGGGCATCCTACCTGTTTGTATTCCGCAATGATAGCTGTCGTTTTCTTGATCTCCGACTCTGCTTTCTCAAGCTCTCTCCTGAACACCTCCTTCAGCTGGGAGAGAGAAAAATTTAATCAAAGAAACAATAGAGTCTATCACTGTGTGGCTCATACGATGGGGCAGACTTGTTAGGACAGATGGTGCACTCATTAGGACAAATAGTGGACTCCTGAGGACAGATAGAGGACTCATTAGGACCAATCTAACCTGTTAGGGCAGATAGAAGATTTGTTGGGGTGTGTAGAAGACATCCACCAGGATGGAAAAATGACTCTTCTTTGGGGATATAAGGAAGACCAGATAGTGCAAACCATAGGAGAGGTAGAAATGTTAGAATGGAGGACGAACCTGCGCCGTCTCCTCGTCttgtctcctcttctcctcctctgtctccacaAGGCGCTCCTTGGTGTTCAGCAGCTCTTTGTTCAGAACATCAGCCTTGTCCTCCACctgcaacccacacacacacacacacgcacacgcacacacacacacacacacacacacacacacacacacacacacacacacacacacacaaatgcggcTGATCAGCAAGTGCTTAGACATCTCACCCAACATGCTGTCACATTATGACATTATAATGGGAGCCTTATTAATCCTGATGGTTCCCATGTTCTCaaagtttagtgtgtgtgtgtgtgtatgtgtttgttggtttcAGTGCGTGCCCGgctgtctcgtgtgtgtgtgtgatctggtGCAGGTGCTACCTCAGGCAGTGCTTGAGGAACCACATGCaacgtgagtgagtgagtgagtgagtgagtgagtgagtgagtgagggaccTGGTCCAGGTGGTTCCTCAGGGAGATCTTGCTGGTGACTAGCTCGTGGGCGAGGTCATCGTTCTCCTGCTCCAGACGCATGCTGGCCTCCTGTAGTCGCCGGTTCTCCCTCTGCACCAACACATATACATTaggtgtacacaaacacacacgccacagGTACACATTATattgatgcaaacacacacaagcgctgacacacacataagttgcagacacacacacacacacacacacacacacacacacacacacacacacacacacacacacacacacacacacacacacacacacacacacacattaggtaTACACTCaaaccaacacactcacacacccactttCAACATGAAGAAACACTAACAGATTCAACTTGTTTCCTCAAAGTTTAAAATAAGCAAAGTAGCGGAAGAAAATAACCTAATGGGTTATGTGTTCCAATAAAGTATTCTGTAACATCACATAATACATTCTATACCATCCCTATGATTACCCACAAGTATTTATTATGTAGTATTTATTATGCTATACCAGTGAAGTTGTCAGAGTGCTAGCAAAATGCTAGCATTATTGTTATGCTAAAAATATCTGAACACCgtattctgtctctctgtctaggcTATATATAAAATATCAAACAGAAGCTACATAAGCCAATAAGTTGTTTAACAACAATATACATAACCACACCATTCCTTTCAGAACTATACATGTGACGCGTACAGGATGCACAAATATTGAATATAAATCAGAGACCATTTCCAATAGAAAAAAGCGACCAGGAGTGATTTTAAAACACTAAAAATAgctgcctcccccctcacaAAATTGACAGAATCACAAATAGACGGTATCTAATAATAGCATTTCCCTGAATCTTCAGTTCCTGCTGCCACTCCATTTAGCATGTGCTCACTAGTTCTTGGAAAAGTTACTCTGCATACCATGGGACCGCTTAGAGcagtaggtgtgtttgtgttctgtacCTGGTAGCGGTCTATGGGGTCCTCCTGCTGTAGCTGGCTCACTTTCTGGGTCTGGTACTCCTTCTCATACTTCTTCAGCTTCTTCGTGGGAACCTGcaaacgacagacagacagacagacagacagacagacagacagacagacagacagacagacagacagacagacagacagacagacagacagacagacagacagacagacagacagacagacagacagacagacagacagacagacagacagacagacagacagacagacagacagacagacaggttgtgAGGAGACAGAAATAAAGACTGCTGTTTATAGAGCAAAAAAATCATTCTGAGTTTtggcaaacataaaaaaatatatatttatcatcGCACTTTTATCTGGGTCTTATCTACAACTTCATTATACACATTCTTTAGGCAGGTATAACTGCTATCCCTCAGAGGTTaagtgttgccatggcacccgCTGATTGTTACAGGTCCgtccctggggggaggggctccgGTCACATGACCCCTTTCCCCTggactctgctctctctgtgtgtctgtatgtctgtgtgtctctgtgtcttgcAGGTATGTACAGGGCCACAGGAGCAGTGCGTAGTTAGCTCTCTTATAGTAAGTAATTTAGAAAGTGCCACAGACTTATCTCTCAAAGTGTTGCACCAAAGTGTTGTAGTACCAGAAATCGTGACATTAAATAACAATAAGAATGATGTAAGTGAATGTGCCGAGTCACTACAGCACAAGAGCATGGATAGCGCTGGACTGGGACCAACGCGGTCCATTTCCTTGTCTACAACAAACAAGCTGCGAAGCCCCTGAAAGGGGCCAAAGGAGGGCGGGGGATAGAATAACTGATACACTACGGAAACGGGTGAGAGACAGATGACTAGAGAGCGAgggacagcgacagagagagggggtagattGAGGTAAAGAGAGTGAGACCAAGAGGGAGACTGGgatgtaaagagagagacagagggggagagggatatTTGCTTTGATGATGGCATCAGTATTTAGTAAAACTTGCAAAAATCTGCCAAAATGTGCAGATTTCGGTCTCCCTTTCTTTAGCTCAGTTGCAATAGGAACCTGGTGGCAGGCAGCATTGGTTGTTGCAAAAGTAGCAACGGTAGGGCAATAACGGGTTGAGGGACGAGGACATGGAATTCCAAGCCACTGCCCCACCAGCGAACTCTTACAAACTAAAGCCAATATGTCTGTTTGAGAACCTACTTACAGAGCAGGTTCCACGGTACTAATATCTATCCAAGACCCTACAGCTGAATACAGAATCACGTCGTAATATACTGGCACTTCAAATCGCAAGGTTTGGTGATGAATGCTAGCATTCATCACAGCTACAGGCATCTATGTTACCCCTTGGATACACCTGTGTGACTGAGCAGTTTGCTACTGTAATGATTTAAATCTCAAAGCAACAAGTTACGAATATTTAGGTCAGCAGTTAATGCATAATGTATAAGAACCACCAGGAACGTCTCTGAAAAGTGTTCTCATGTTTGCTTGCAAAGAtgatttgataaaaaaagaagaagcagatATCCTATTTTTTGGCTTTCAACAACACTCTCTTgcacaccaaacacatacacacacacatacacaatgccATGGACTTCAAAATACAACTATAATTGAAACTAACTTCCATGCtcacgcacttgcacacacacaaatctaccCGATCTGTTACATGCCGGGAAATATGACAGAGAGACACCGACATAAAGAAAGAGgcacagaaggagagacagataataatatatatgaaGAATTATAGATAGAGTggtagatagggagagagaggtacagagagagagcgagaggtagtgagagagcgagaggtagagagagagcgagaggtagagcgagagagagaggtagagcgagagagagaggtagagcgagagagagagagagagttagggagagaggtagagaggtagagcgagagaaagagagagagagagagaggtagagagagagagaaaatagtaagagagagccagagcgaaagagagacaaagagctgGATGGagagtgtgttagagagaggTTAGGCAGCAGGCAGACCTACCCCAGGCCAGTGCCGTTTGGTATGTGCCAGCATGTTCACCAGCACATCCTCCTCTACCAGCTGGTTGAGCACATGGGCATCGTAGGCCACACTGATGGacacctcctccatcatcctGACCCCCGAACCCCCCCTCGTCACCTCCACACACTGCCTTTACTACAACTGAAGAGCCCACCGGAGCAGAGAGGAAATGAGACAAGATATGAGAGGAAGACTTGAGATAGGGATGGTATTGGTCGAAaaagaggagacgagagaaTAGAGGAGACGCGAGAGCGACCGACCGGTTTTGTATGCGAGCGGAGACGGAGCTCGACTCAATACAGCCTCAAGTcacgcccctctcctccttccctccctgggGGACGTAGggacgagaaagagagaacaacaacatctctctctctctctctctctctctctctctctctctctctctctctctctctctctctctctctctctctctctctctctctctctctctctctctctctctctctctctctctctctctctctctctctctctctctctcttcgagCGTGACGTGTTTCCTGGGCGTATATGTTATCCGAGCACTGCTCTCACTCAGATAAGCTTCAGTTACACTCAACTGCTGTGTGCTTTGAAACAGGAAGTATCCTGTTAGTTGGATCAGAGTGACTCTTCATATCGAGCGGAAGGTCCTGAATTGTTGGGCTGTCTAGGCTGCTGCTTGCGCCGCCTGGCTGATTCAGGTCTACACCTGAGGGTGTCACACTAGTCGTTTTTAAACTGCCAAATATGCCAGCCTTTTACCCGGCATGGTCAGCACGTTAACACTGACCGAGGTAATATACCGGCTTGATTTCGCACCCCAATTTCCCCTCTCGAACCTTTCACATATTGGGGGTTTCATTTGCATGTAATGCGATAAGACGGCATCGCTGTACCAGGGGCgggacttgggtagaggtgttgcttcgttgtctctacaacagaaaCAACGCAGTTGATGAGTTCTAACTGGACTTactggagagacggtgaaatccCCAAcagctgaccatcatgggagagaagttgaggcttttgtcgggatgaATAatataacctctctctctctctctctctctctcactctctctcactctctctcactctctctcactctctctcactctccctctctctccctctctctctctctctctctctctctctctctctctccaaattcCTTCCCATAATCCCTGGGGTCTGTGGAGCGGAGGTGGCAGGAGTTCCCGCTCCTGTAAGCTACTTAGGCCCGGGTCAACTCGGCTTGATGACCATGCCGCAAAATATGTCGACTATGTAGGAGGTGAACAAGGTTAGAGGTACACGGCCTAGCTTATTTTAAACTTTGAGGAAACATTAATTAAGTTCTCTTCCTTGAGTGAGAAAGATAATGAAATAATGACGAGGACGAAGCGTATACAGCATCATTAACCGTTACCCAGAAattttaaatcataaatcatagttaacttttatttttaaaattaaCTATGATCACAAAAAGGTAAGTAGCTTGTAAGTTACTGAAAGCGATCCCATGTCAACAATGATGACGTTTGACTACAGCTCTCTGCATTGGGACTTTTTCCAGCCAAAATCAATAACAAACTGGTTAATGATTACAGCGTTATTGATCAGCTGCATGCAGAAACTCATCCTTGGCAAAACTGTCTCTCTGACCATAGTCACAGCCCCGATCAGTGATATCAAATACTGTCTTCTCCTGTCCTAATTGACCTCATATTCTATCCTACAGGATATGAGGTCACTGTAGGACATGTGAGAATGAACAGATTTCCACCAATGAGGCATCACAATATCATTTGTAGATGGGTGGATAAATGGATAGGTAGTGCGGGGTGGTGTGGGAGACACTGCATTGATTAAGGGACAGAtatttataatctataatacAACCAATGAAACAAgccaatatatacaatatatactttatatttcatcgaagcccacacacacaaggttcTATCTCAATCTCAATCATTTCCATGTCTCTGTTCCTCACGGTTTATCTAAtggccacacacaaacgcatatacAGTAATACTACAGTTGATTATGTCAAGCAGTGTTAAGAGAgtgtgggccctattttaacggtctgaaacgcaagtgagaagcgccaaacgcaTGTAGCTTTgggggcggttctatggcgatgatAACGGCGGATAAATTACTCTAAAAAGGGTTgctctgaagtagcctaattacgcgtaggtgtggtttggccGTAacttgcaataaaccaatgagagtgccatctcccatcccctttaagagcaaTGAGCACATTTGAACCTGACGAGATGATATTTTGAaggcgcgtttgcagtctccgatgagacagatgcattaccacatgaatttcaaacttcaaatggctccgTTTATAGCCAAATAATATgacctaattcacacatggaatagtgtttcttaccagtattgtaaaCATTATCGGTATTTTCTTGTGTTACTCATATGcctgtgtccccccgttaatatacattgccatggactgtttagtttgcgtgtgtttaaagagatggatgcacacatgcgcattcattcattcttttacacatacgcacacgcgcacccgcattcattcattctttttaacactcactcgccataaaactatgttttctcacgatcaaatacttaTCAATCccaaaagttatgggcttgtgcacgatgtctgtgtcaagaaaatatgtgtttgctgtacggtgtttgcagatgcattgatttaaatacaacttattatcgctgtatcagctgttttttcccaaataatttaaccgacgttatcatttaccctaaaacgagattttgttttggaaggctgggttatagcctactttgctcgagtttattgttgttattattattatttaaacgcatggcatagcctaccaCAGTGTAaattcatgcagcccctatgaaattatattttttcccacaatccacatcatcatcataatatttcaatAAGGCGTTTGCATGTTTGAACTGTGTAAAGCCTACtggtgtgtaagcttatgttgAAGTTCAGACTTGCCATTGTAcatcaaaatagcaacaccaactgctctatccgctagtgcacttagaccaggtatttgttggtcagttgcgcaactgctttatcgatctgtaagatagcaccatgtatcatttgctTCGGTACACCCCTCTGCTTTTCGGCAACACGCCTCTCAGGGCAGAAGTTTAGTGGCGCGagtttgctgcgggggaaattcagctttgcgccgggtgcaaactagcagCAATACATGCGTCGGTTTAGAAAGTCACTTGCACTGGGTGCAAGATAGGaccctgtgtgtgggtgggtgcgtgcttgcgttcgagggagtgtgtgtgctctaCCTTGATGTTGCAGGCCTGCTCCATGAGTCTGCGAGCGTTCTCTGCTGCTCTGTAGCGCTTGGGAAGCTGCACTCTGAAGAACTTTAGCGCTCCTTCAAAGTCCGCTTGAAGCAGGTCCTCCTTGGACGTCTGAGAGAACAAAGTAATACAGTTTCACCTTCAGTCTGTATCCTCTTTTGTTGAACCAGATCCCTGTGTGGATTCTATCTGTAACAGATCATAGTGTTACCTGTTGAACCGGATGATCAACCACTGCTCAATCACAGAGTGACTGTTAAACAGTGGTGTATACTATACACCACTGTTATACAGTCAATGTTGTTTGCCAACACAAAAAGTGATATCGGAAATCGGCATCGGTAAACCAGTATCGGGAAATATCGGGATCGGATCGGGAGCAATATGAAAATATCAGAATCGGATCGGGAGCTAGAAAATGAGATCGGGACATCTCTAATGTATCGAGTACCTGAAAACCATAATTGAGTAAAAGTAGAGATAACTCACTGGAAAAATTGTGGTTTTATGTTAAAAGTCATCTATTACAATGCCACTTGAGTAAAAGTCTTAAAGTGTCTGACTTTACCGGTAAAATAAAGTATCAAAAGTATTTATCTGATATTGCATTTATGCTTAACTCAATAGTCTCCAGATTCAACATGTTTGATGAATTAAACTCCCTGTTTAGAACTGAATTCCAGTTGCTCCACTATATCttaccaattaaaaaaaaagggaaacatcATTGATCGCGAAATGTGTCGTTCTCTCGGATGGATAAAAAATGTGGTACCCAATTCAACCAAATACCCTACAGTTGGTGATAAGGGTAGCACGCAAAATCGAACAGGTTACGATCGTTGAAAtgaaaattaaaatgtattgGAGTACTCAGGACATCGTTTCTTTGTAAATGTAGCCCAGAAACTAAAAAATATGCGTATTAAAAAAACTCAGTTAAAGTACAAAGTTGCCCAAAAGATAAGTTACTTCGTAACTGTACAAAGTATTATACACCACTCAAGTATTATACACCACTGCCATTAGACCTGATCACAGAGAGTCTGTTGAACCACATCCTAGAGCGACAATTAACCCAGATCACAGATCAACCGTTAAACCAGATCAGAGAGATTGTTGAAGCAGATAACTGAATAGCTTGCAAAGAATATCACAGAGAGACTCTTGAACCAGATTATACCAGATCACAGTGACTACTAAAACAGTGTCTGTTGAATCAGACTAAACCAGATCAACATATACTGCCTGGTAAACCAGATAACAGGGTGACTGTTCAACCAGATTAAACCAGATAACAGAGTGTCTGCCAAACCGGATCACAACAAGGTTTCACCAACACTAAAATAACTACTGTCTACTCTACGGCATCAAGAAGGTGAAAATAAATCCAACTCCAGACACCAGACATAACAAATATCACATTTGGAAAGTAGATTAGGACCTTAAACACTTCCCACATCCTACAATGGTTTATAAAGAACAAGCACAAGAACAGTCATCCCAAAGACAGAGGCAGTAGGATTATAATGAGAATTTTGCCAGAGCAATGGATTACAATAAACACCTACAGGAGTGTGGTGCCGAGACTATGTGTGTTTAAAATGATTCCTGATTGATGTTTGCTCTATCCTTCTTCTCATCGTGACACACCATCCTGTGACACCAAATCTAGACAAAACATCCTTTTCTTTCACACATTTCGAAAACAAGTATTGGGCAAGCTTCCTGAGGCTATTATTTCCAATAAAGGTGATGACTCCTAAAACAACACCTAAACTCTCAATACAGGTTATTCGATCGATATCTTAAAACCAGACAAACCAATAACAAGCAGAAACAGACCCTAGCCTTCCCAAGAGACGGCGCTGTTTCTCGGGTTGATATTTTTGGAGTGGTGGGTCAGAACAGAACAGCAAACATGGAGTTGACATGGTAGAAACTAACAACCACAACCGCCCTCACCGCCAGCAGCTTGGGAACGAAGAGACGGTGACCCATGCCCAGGAGGCCCATCACCCGGCACACAGACTCTGCTCCGGCCTGCCCAGCCTGGGCCCCATCATCCTCCGCTTTGCTCCCACCATCCTCCAGGGCCAGCTGCACCGCAGGTGGTGTAGTGCAGGGGAGAGGTGTTGGACAGGGggtggttgaggaggaggacagcgggtCCCATGCTGGGGCCAGAGTGGCAGCAGTCGGTTCCAGCATGTCGTCCGAGCGCCCCAGAGGCTTCAGGGAGTTGTGGTCGTGAGCCAGGTGGACAATTGGGTGAGGGTTTGGAGTTCAGCAGGAGTCACATGCAGGGCAGAGTTAACGAAAGTGGATGCTTGTAGAACCTGTGTGGTCCTGAGCTCAGGAATCCTTATGATTCAGTCTGGCCTCTGCAGaactgtgggggaggggggaggtcggTTGTCATAGTCCAGAGATCTGTTGGCATGGTAACACCACATCCTTAGCATCACGGGTCGGATTTGGTCCTGTCATGATTTATAACTCCCAGTAGGACATACTGGGCAGGAAGCCCACGTCACAAGAACCTGTAACTGCTCATCCCCTCGCTCCTACCTGATAGTCCCTCTTATTCCCTAACCGGCCAACCTGTGCTTAGCAACAGAGCTGCTACACCAGTGGGCAGGTGAAGGACACTGTTATGCCCCAGTTAGCATGACCCCGTTATAGCCATGCTTTGATAATTAGGTTAGCTCACAGGAGTGGAAAGGagaatgtcttgttttttaaatacaacCAACCAGGTCTATTGGTGCCGTCTTGCCTGCTGATCTAGGAACAGCTGAATCCTCTCCTCTAATGGACACTACTGATGGATGGAGGAAAGAGATTCAGAGAGTGGAGGGACATACCGAGTTAAAGGGTAGAGATGGAAGgatagaaagataaaaaaacagAAGTGAGacggagagtgggagagataaagagggtcACACAGAGAGCTAGTTTTGTTTATGACTAAATTATCGCTTAAAAGCATCAAGGGTAGATGAAAAGGATTTTGACAAGGAAACACAAAATCTCGACAGGCGTGAAACACTCAGCATCCAGTGTATGTTTATGAGCaggccctccacctctcccttcagccctcttctccctcctacATTTGGGAACTTCGCAAACCCGTCCCTGAGAATCCTGATAGCTCCAGTGGAAGCTAAACAGATCTGCGTGTGAATCAGTCAGTCGAGTGGTtgtccagaatgcagcagctGGGGCGAAGGCAGAGGATCCACAACagcagtctctctttctctctgtccagcTGAGGCATGTGATGCTAGCAGCTAGCGGTGGGGCTAAGCAGCAGCCTTGGGGCCTTTCACTCCTCGGCTGAGGCAGATGGGAGGCGGCACAGGAGGCTTAGAGGTGGCAAGAGGAGAAAGGATAGAATCGCAGAGGTAGAGAACAGTCCACAGGCTAGCTAACTATTTAGCTAGCAATACGACCAGTCCTGGGAGGGAAAAAAGGCCTCCCATCACTGGGCTTCTATTGCACCTTGGCTAACAGCTAAAGTCTAAAGGCTAATACTAACGTAAGCTAATGCTGCTGCTAACGCATAGCGGGATGGTGTCTGGTAGAGACGGAAaatgagaggaggtgaggctaaggcatagagagagaggggaggagaatgagagagagcagatgaggcagggctgaggagggggggcgggtggtCTCCGGGGAGAATGCCGTCATGCCTGGCCAATAGGAGAGAGGCTGTGGAagcccctttctctctcaccctctcctccactgtctccctctTGCCTCTCCTCAGTCTCCCTCTATCTGCTTTCGCTTTGCCCTttgctccctcctcccctgtctaaTATTTAGAGATAATGTACAGCAAAATCAACATGTATTAGGGATATTTCACGATAATGACCCGCTCGCATTAACCAGCTTATAACACAGCTACCTACTAAAGAAATCAATATTTTTACATGAAATATAATTTCAATTGTATTCTATTCAAAAAAATGAATTTATTGCTTCCACTAAAGAAAAAGTGTGTTTTACGGTTGGCAATAGTGTCCTTAGCAACGGCCTTTTATTATGTTTGCAGAAATAACAGACCAGTGTATTTTTGAGGCCATAACTCTCatcaggaaaccggtggattcgGGTAGGAAATTactccttagcccaagtgaaggagttcaagaaCCTTGGGATCTTGTTCGTgagtgagggtacgatggagcTTGAGATTGGCAGGAGAATCAGAGCAATGGTGGCGGTATTGTGTTCATTTAACGGCACCGTtctgacgaaaagagagctgagccgcaaggcaaagctcttgATCTACCGTCGATCCTCGTTCCTaacctcacctatggtcatgagggatGGGTGGTGACCGAGAGGAAGAGATctcgggtacaagcggccgagatgggTTTTCTCAGGAGGGTGGCTGGTGTCTCCCTTAGGTATAGAATGAGAAGCACAGCCATCCGtcaggaactcggattagagccgctgctcatctgcttagaaaggagtcagttgaggtggttcgggcatctggtatgGATGCCCACTGGGCACCTCCCTAGGGAGGTGTTCCACGCACGACCAATTTGGAGGAGACCTCGTGGAAGGCCCAGGACTAGGTAGAGAGATTATagctcaacactggcctggggaTGCCTCGAGATCCCCGTCAAAAGTCGGCTTGAGCTGCAACCTGACATACACATTTATATTAGGGATACACAATACCCGATAACATACAGCTCCtaaaggcc
Coding sequences within:
- the rabgap1l gene encoding rab GTPase-activating protein 1-like isoform X4 translates to MLEPTAATLAPAWDPLSSSSTTPCPTPLPCTTPPAVQLALEDGGSKAEDDGAQAGQAGAESVCRVMGLLGMGHRLFVPKLLATSKEDLLQADFEGALKFFRVQLPKRYRAAENARRLMEQACNIKVPTKKLKKYEKEYQTQKVSQLQQEDPIDRYQRENRRLQEASMRLEQENDDLAHELVTSKISLRNHLDQVEDKADVLNKELLNTKERLVETEEEKRRQDEETAQLKEVFRRELEKAESEIKKTTAIIAEYKQICSQLSSRLEKQQVATKEEMDIVRSKVMSCERCRDVFCAEGPLHTLAPSQEGLRASRGDDEKDSLMDQLRELELELAQTKLQLVEAKCRIQELEHQRGVLLNEVQAAKNSWFSKTLGSLKNSSSASTSSSSTSQSHGPISPKEGTS
- the rabgap1l gene encoding rab GTPase-activating protein 1-like isoform X5: MMEEVSISVAYDAHVLNQLVEEDVLVNMLAHTKRHWPGVPTKKLKKYEKEYQTQKVSQLQQEDPIDRYQRENRRLQEASMRLEQENDDLAHELVTSKISLRNHLDQVEDKADVLNKELLNTKERLVETEEEKRRQDEETAQLKEVFRRELEKAESEIKKTTAIIAEYKQICSQLSSRLEKQQVATKEEMDIVRSKVMSCERCRDVFCAEGPLHTLAPSQEGLRASRGDDEKDSLMDQLRELELELAQTKLQLVEAKCRIQELEHQRGVLLNEVQAAKNSWFSKTLGSLKNSSSASTSSSSTSQSHGPISPKEGTS